The genomic interval GTGAACAGTTTGGTCGAAGCCCACACAAATCAAGTGGATAATCTGGTACTTCCGTTGGTGACATTCATTGGGCTCTCTCTGAGTTGAACGTTGCGTctgtgaatttaatttattttcaaataaaaattttcgttattcTACCGACGTGGCCACGTTGATTTCATTGATGAGTTTCTGTACGAAATCTTGAGTGAAATGCCTCACAATGGATGGCAATTGAATTGAGATATTGACAAGAAATTTTCGAAGAACATGCGAGAGGTCAAGGTCTTACACTCCATGAACAAGACGAAAATGTTCGGTCACATTGGTATTTTAATGTTAGTAGTTAAGGAGGGTGAAatctgaaattaaaatttttattggaaggTCTGAAGTGCCTGGATGttctaaattttgaattctcATTGCAACTCATTGCAGGATATCATCTAACTAGGATGAACACTAGGTCCAGATCGAACATTCTTTGTCATACAGTGTGACAATATAAGTGTCCCATGGTTCCTGGAATAGGTTTTAGAGCGTAGACTAATACACATGATGCGCTCTCGGTCTATGAATAGAATATTTGTTTTACGTATAGAGTAAATTGCAACGAAAGACTTAAGTGAATTTGaattaaggctcggaacaagTGCAAACatacctgacctgaacctgaaaaaatttgaacccgatttttgtcaaaaaccTGGTCAGGTCGAGTTTCCGATTAGCTGAAATTTTCGTaacaaattttcagataatCCGAATCCTGAACTGGCATGTCTCAGGTCAAGTCTAAATTAGGTTCGGGTCGAAACAGTCGAATCGTAATTCGAATGACACAATCTTCACTGGCATGTAATGTCTAGTCATTTTTGAgagaatttagaatttttttaagtggtGACGGATAGAAGGCTGCACTATTAGGATAGGATGCTAACCTCTTATTCTCAATTTTGGAAGATTCCGTACTATTACTGGTCGTCAGAACTACGTATCACTTCCATTGTATCTATTATCGAGATCCTGCAATGgttgaacaaaatgtttagTGGAGTGTTGGCAGGCTGGTTATTTTGTTTCCAGCGTTTCCAGTGATATTCCGCCCAGTGACTTTTTTTGCTCTAATATAGCTCGACAAATTCGAGACATTTTTTTAGTAGTGCAAGTACCTCGAGTAGCCAGCACGACTTTTTTGGTCGAAGTGATCATCATGACTTTATTCTCATAGTAAATACCACCTTCATCACGACGCTGCAAACTTGTGGAACGACGGAACTGAATAGGTCGGTCTGGACAATACCAATTATCTAATAATGGAATCCGAACTGGACCTAGGTGTCGCCTATGCTCGTTATGTGAAGCCTGAGTCTACCAGGTAAAAACGTATGGAAGTGATTCcgtgtatggaaatgtgacaTTGAGACGAAGTCAACAGACCATCATTTGTTCGGATTATGTTGAAAGGTCCTCTAAGCCTCCGTGAAATGAAAACGGTTcaactttcagttttaaaaTGGGTTCAGGCTGTTTTCCAGAAGagcaaaaggaaaatgaagGTGAATTTCCGTAGTGGTGGTCGTAAAAGTCGAGGCTTAATTCGAATTACAGACGCAATCAATACAAGGAATAGATCCATTTGAGTCTTGTAGGTTCAGTTCATATACTTCTGAACAATTGTCCATGTAAGAAATATCGCTTCGTGTTGATTCTAAACGTAAGTCCCACAAGTTTAACGCTGAACACAGCCAATACTCACCTTGAATTTCCATTCGAATCTGCCACCACTCTGCGCCTTAACCAGTGAAGAAGCAATATCGAAACTTGAATCGCACCACCCTCGTAAGagcatcaaaaatgaaaagtcaacCAACCGAATTTTTAATCTTGCTGAACATTGTGCTTTATTAAACGACGAAATTATcgattttgacaaaaatgttcGGCTCAAATGGACAACAAGGCATCAGAGCAAATTATCGTACGAAAttccaaatcaaataaatcgcCATTGTGTACCGTGAAGACACGGGCGAGTATTTATCATCCAAAATTCCACGACAATTTACACCAAACCAAATGCCACGCAAGGATTTTCTAATCGAACAGACCGAAGCCCATATCATCGTCTTCGCTCTCCGATTCCTCCTTTTTCTCTTCCTTCTTGGGTGCAGCAGCAGCTGGTGCAGCAGCGGCAGCGGCAACTGGAGCAGCAGCAGCGAATTTGCTGGGATCTTTAATGTATTCCTTGATGGTGGTTGCTTCTTTGAATTCAACATCGGTTGTGGCAGCAATAGCCAAAAGATTGCGGAAACCGTTGGCAATGCTGTGTGGCACGGAAGCAATGGTTGGGTATCCAACTTCCAAACAAACAGCGGCCAAATTCGCTACACCAGCTTGGAACTTAGCACGTAAGTCTTCTGGTTTGATGTCCAAAATGTCTGGCGAGAAGATTGAACCGGAATCGTAGACCTGCTCGATTTGTAGACCGTACGAGAATGGAGAGATGTTCAACATGTTGAGAAGAGTGGCTTCGGAAGCGCCAACTTTGTCACCGGGCTTCAAGATCGGTACATCGTTGATGATTTCAATTGTTCCCTTGGAAATCTTGGTTGGAATCGACAGAGCTTGGAAGAAAGAAGTTTTCTCTGGACCAAGACCGGTGTTTTGAGCCGGAATGATAACTGGCAATGGGGCAATAGCACCGGCACGAGCTGGAGCACGAACTTTCGATTCGGTCAATTTCTCACGGATATCGTTCAAATCTCCCTTGGTGAACACGAAACCAACGTTCCCCTTGATGTGCGGCAACAACTTTTCCAATGAGGCGTTGTTTTCCAAATGACCGCGGATAGCTTTTCGGATCATGGTGTTCTTGCCCATCAGAACAATACCGGTGCCACGCAACGATGAACGAATCGTTTGCATTTGCTTGGAGCCAACATTGTCAGCACCGACAATAAAGCATTTTGGATATTCGTCGAAGAGTTGCTGGAATGAAACAATTTGATTAGCACGGTCGCACGACAGTAGTTCGtctgaaaaactgtttttgatTTCGATCAGACGTGAGAGATTTCAACCGACATGATCCAGACATTAGTAGGTTCAGCTATTTCTAGCTCTAATGCCTTGATGGACCATGTTCAGACgtgtaacaattttcatcattcggaatcaaaaacagaaattttcatttcgtctCCACGTTTACGTACCACTACTTTGACAAAGTAGCTAGCTTTCCAGGCTGCTTTGTTCTCCCTGACCATCGTGAATGCGTGGTTAAGTATTTAGGAACTGAAATGACATTTTAGGAATAGAAATTAGCGAACTGTGGTAAACATAACCTGCAACATTGGGAAAACGCTAATCATGGCGAAAATACGAGTTATACGGAGAAAATAAATAGCTGCGTTCATCACCAGGACATACAGCAGCAATTTAGACAATAATTTTCGGATGGATGACCCTGTTAAAGCgaaatattttgcaatttttttcggaCACTCaccaaagcaaaaaaaatgttactcGAAGTCGTCACGGACTTTAACTTGAAATGAACGATTTTGGAGAGTTACTGTAGTTTTATGGTGTGAATGTCTCCAATAGGGGTGTGCGATTCAGGTGaaacacgaattttgacaagtagccaaattttgttaaacacactcattttTTATCCAATACCAGCCAAGGCATCACTACAGAGTTGACATTTCACACAGTCTCAAAACATGcccaaattgtcaaaattgtgTTTCACCACCTTTGTGATCATGATCTTTAGGTGTACCTAATATAATTTGgctaaattttaaaaatttgtgtgtcatcGCCTTCGTGATAAACCTCAAAAGTTTCTTAATCCCAATAATCTGGAAAGACAGGTTTTGGCACCCCCTAGAcacttcgacaaaaaatatatgtgaatagCGTGAATAGTGTTACACACTTGGGTTTTGGCAGGGAGAACagaaattttaacaaacaggaatattttgtttaacaaaatttgtgtaCCGACACCTTCGTGCTCAACACAgcagtgtcttaacctgttattTCACAACCTTGACAAAAGTATACAATGTTCTGAAATAACTCGTTTTGACACCTCTGAGGGCgaactgaaacaaaatttattatgcCGTGTTTTCTGTGTCGCTCAATTACCTCATTTTCTACTTAAGAAAAAAGCAAAGAGATTAAGATGTCAAACTCCGAAAAGGAAATAAGAACCGGAACTCGTAACATTAATTTATGCTCTAAGTTCTAATCAGAATGTTATCTGGACGTTTCATTATCGTGAAAATccgaaaaacaaattccaGTTAAGTCACTTACAATGAATATAAGTCAGCCAGGTATGATTTTATGTCATCTTGGAGGAAatgacaattttaaaaacggaTTCTAACGCACccgttttcatattattttgacaaaaataatgagttcgttcaagataaatcgacagattttgaaaaatcggCCGTACCTGgtatgtacattcattgattgtggaaattgttatcgtcactaccgcAATAATCGGCGATTTATCTGTCTTCGAGTCGGTTTTTTGAGATAAGAaacttaaaaatcaaaatcatttgtttggaaattaaattttcgaccgtacttgaaaaaattgttctttgaAGAATCAATTATTGGGAGccctgtgaaatagtgctcaaatccacaatctatagatcactaaaatgaccgctggcgtgacgatcgacggttcggttttgtgtgcaaactaatgacaaccaactttgcttctaagggaattccccgtatttagttcatttacattcatttcaaagaattggacgcactcacttattcattactatgtgaaattgtgaagttggtttcaattagtttgcacacttttccccaccattcctcacgtttccgtcatcagtttcaccaaacgaagagatctatTGGTAACTTAACATTTGGTTGCTGAATGTGAGAACTTTCGAATTTGGCGCCATAACAATTCTACACAAAATAGTTTGGTGCTGCCATGACATGCAATGCATTCAGCAATGTTCGTCTATCGTTCGGAGCTCGGTCTAcgaacaacaataaaaaaaaattattctacaaaGACGCAAATAGGTGAAAAGGCACAAATCAATCAAAAGAGCGACGAAGTATAAGTagagaaaagttttaaaaattttatttgtgaagtaaaaagaaagaaacgaagaaaatccACCATGAAATTCCAATATAAGGAAGAACATCCATTCGAAAAGCGACGAGCTGAAGGCGATAAGATCAGAAGAAAATATCCAGATCGTGTTCCCGTAagtagaaaaaataaaaataaaaaaaaattctcgtcTCTTGTTCATAATGTTTGTTGACTtgcattcaatttatttttctttgttgggACAAAAGGCATCTTGATTTCGAAATGTTCCAATATCAATATGTCTGTCCCAATAATCGAATGGAAATGTGTTGAATTTTGTCCTCCATTCGGTCATCGAGTAATTGCTactagagaaaaaaaactattgCGTCGTTGGTCGGGGattggaaaacaaaaaattttgcagtacaatTTTTCgcgttttatgaaaataaccaACATCATAGTAAACATACTGTAGTCCGCCCAAGGTCGTTAAGCATAcacttcaacatttttacatttaacatTTCGGTTTGTATTATATCGTGAGGTTattgcaaaaatgaaaatgtaaaatggcCTAGCGAGAGAACAAAACGTTCGTAACACTCAGAATATGATGGGAGTCATTTTGAGTGAGTAGGGTATAGCATTAGTCATTGCTCGTGTGtccaaattttccttcaaattgcgtaatattttttcaaaattatcggTCCTCTGATCGACCAGGTTTTCTTTCTGTCATAACAAAGCTATATACACTTAGACCATTTACGATTCGCTTGCATATATTTATCGATTCGACAAACTCCTTTGTTTCATGTATAATTGAAGTTTATACAAAAAATGCGATTTAAGTTTATGATCGCATCATCCTTATCTATtgtgtttgaaaatatttcacaattttgatCTTTTTTAGAGGGCAGATGATGTTTCTCACAacattttgctttgtttttcgtatttttctggtaaacattttgttgacaatATTTTATGCCATGATAGATAAGTATGTGTCTACTTCTACATTGTGTTGTGTGTTTGTTAGTATGACGTGTTGTTATTCGTAGAATCATCTGTGCCACCATATGATGATGGAagtaacacacacacacatacacaggTCTTTGCATACAGAAGATACACGAGTTAGAAATCGTTGACTCGTTTCAAAATcatccaactttttcttttttaattatcGCACGGACATAGCCGTTTgtgtaaaaatttttgtgttttgtatgataaaacgaatttttaattcgaagaaaattgaaatattagaAACATAGAGGCAGAGGCATATAGGGTGGCTGCATCAAGTTTATCAATAAAAGAACATGATTTGTTCGACCTTACCAGTACATGTCTGGAAACTGGTGCGTCCAGTCCACCCTTTAACGACAACTAACTTTCGTAGACATTTTTGAGTAAGGCCTGATCTGAGTTACTCCTGTGGGAAGATCAATTACTCCAaagattggatttttttcattcCTTTACCGAATTCACTTTTAGTTGGTTTGATCCATGACGGTATGAAGAAACTTTGTGAGATTCTACTCACTACTAAACAGAAGTCAATGAAGAATTCACTGATTCTCGGCACAAGCTTCAAAGCCTTCCCGAATATATGATTAGCCAAATCGAGTCTCacgactttaaaaaaaacgaactccAGGTCTAGTCGACCTGTGCAAATATCTGCTGGTCTAGTCGACTGGCTGTTGCTAATCATTTCTCTTTCAGATGGGCCATTGAGTACATCCAGTCAGTCAAATTAAACAACGCAAACGAACTTAACAGTCGCCGCTGTACTCCTCAACCACGTTATAAGCATATCGTCATtattaatgaatttatttaaattattttaattgttatttgcaaattgtcaattttattatacCGAAAGTAGTCAGGGGGCCTATGccattgatgaaataaataaataaatattatataGACAAAACAGTATTTGAGGAGGATGTAAACCTGGAGATAggattttccattcaaattaattcagttCGACATTGGGATTAACTCGAATGTCTTCACTCTTCATTGCAATGTCCctttccatattttttattgtataaCATTTGTGACACGCGAAAAAGGGCTACAGTCAgatgcagtgaaatttcaacatgaatttgcttcagctgtttatcagctgatccacacaaacaatcaaaactgtttctacatctttatacggttttaccactaccacgcgcaTACGTGTAGCAACGTTAACCATATCCacaagtataaacagttttgattgtgaGTGTTGATcatctgaaaaacagctgaagcaaattcatgttgaaaattcactgcctctgactgtaccACAATATTTAACGATTGCACTTATGGTCCCGTGTTATGTGTGTAAGTGTAAGGcaaagtgaaagaaaatttaatttttcttggcaacgttcgcaacaatttttttttgttatttacgcAAATATATGCCCGACCGACCAAACTTTCTGAACATTTATGAAAGTGTTGGATAAACGACAGTCAGCTGACTTCTGTTtgcaaaacacacacacacacacacaaaatatcgaaaaatctaTAAAGGAAGTTAACGCTTATCACGGTCGAAATGCGACCGTGCCAAATgttctttttataaattttgcaaacgACTGCTTGTATATACCATAGACACCATAGCTCAATAAAGTTAGTGGAATTCGACCTTTACTTTCGAAAAAGCTGCATGACGTTAGATAAGGTTATAAGTGCTAGCTGCATCtgttaattaaatcaaaagtTCATAAGTTTTTGGTGTCTTATTATCTTGCGCCAATAAAGTTTCACGATGCGAGCTTTGTAAAAATGATCTGTGGGTGGAATGCGAGACCCGTTAACCATTTACAATGCATGTAACTAGTGTGAGAAGACAGGTTAAGTAGGAATAGTTCAGGAGGCATGAGTTGGATCTGTTCTTTAGATTGTAAGTGGGAAGAGAATACTATCAGCCTAAATGTCAGCTGCTGTTCTCGCCcaacttttattaaattgaatttacacgAAGTGAATATGAAGTaaatagaattgaaaattcagtcAATTGTCTTTGGGATAGGTATCTAAGCACAAAGACAATTGGGTCGAAGCGTCGAAAATGCCAGCGCCTTTGTATGTTTACGTAGATCTGAAGTTAGATTTGGTTGTCTTCTGTTTGTGTAAAGTGAAACGAAATCCAGGGAGCACTGACGGGCTGTTGGCTCAATTTGTAATGCAGTTCACATCTTAGAAAGAACTTTACATTTTCTGAAAGGTAGCACCGAGATCGTGACTAGGCTTAGGCATATTAGGCTTCACCTTTTATCTTGGGATATTGTTTGTTGTTGGCTGAAATTAGAAGCACTTTTTCTTGAGTACCACCTGACAAATTGGGTATGTGGCGTGAGGTCTATGTTTGAGAATCACTCGGAGCTTCTTTTCtcgaaataaatgtttttacaaTTCTTCAActgaacttttaaaaattctcgaaaatagcCCTGATATCAACGCCATCTAATTACTCGATCGTTCCATTTATCATTCTTCGAAGCCAAAGCTATTAACTGAACTAATTCGATTTGTTTTCGTCCACTTTTTTCAGGTAATAGTCGAAAAGGCGCCAAAAGCCCGCATTGGTGACCTGGACAAGAAGAAATACCTGGTGCCATCTGACTTAACCGTaggacaattttattttctcattcGCAAGCGAATCCATTTACGTCCCGAAGACGCGCTATTCTTTTTCGTCAACAATGTGATTCCGCCAACATCGGCCACCATGGGATCGTTGTATCAGGTAATTAAGCGAAACGAATGAGACAGTTGGAGTTTTAACGGATTTTAATTATGTTTGTCCATCATCATTTTGTAGGAACATCACGAAGAAGACTACTTCCTTTACATTGCCTATTCCGATGAGAATGTATACGGTAGAAAGAATTGAGAGGAATGTTGTTAATTGGGACTTGACTGCTGTATTTTTGCGTAATAGTAGATAcagaaattttgtgtttcgatTCTTTTAAAATCTTTATCACTAAACAAAATGCATAAACTTAGTAGCAAAATGTCTctgtaatttaattgaaacagtaaaagaaacaaaaaaccaaaacaaaaaaaaaatttaagaaaaagtttaaaaaacaaaaaagttttcctgCCGTTAGATTATAGcgggaaaattttaaatgcaaaaaaaatgttattttcagattttaattatattttgtgttgACTTTATTATCAGATCACTTTAGCAATTCGgttggaattttttgtctttttttagtttcatttttctcttcctcttttgttaaatttttaaacaaaaataaaattcaaaaatattggtcGTGTCCGTATAAGAAAGCGAGAAATGAAGTGAAAAAaggtgttttttttgtttctttaacCTTTGTTGGTGATCTATTGATCTTTCCTcggttttttatttcgtttttttttctggtagGCTTTTAAGCACAACGTCGTTTCCGGTTTACGAAATGATTTGTGTTAGAACTGCGCAAAGTGtgtgaaatttgacaaaaaaaaactgcaaataaaaaatgtggcgaaaaaaatatttttaatttttaattataaaaatttttgtaatatttaagggaataaaaaaaatttaattttaaaaattcaaaaataaaaaaaaagtattaaaaACCCAAACACCACACATGCGTGTTCTTTACTTTATACAATCTGGATAACCATTTTACTGGAGAGCACTGGCAATAGAAGGGGAACACTTCTAGTTTctaaaagaacaggttaagacacgtACGAAGGCAGCTGGCATCCAGACTTAAGCGGTTGGAGTCAGTGGGTAATTTATAGTacatacaaaatcattttatttatttcatctttaaaaaaaagttctgttTGACATGACCTGCGTAACTCTAGCTTGCC from Bradysia coprophila strain Holo2 unplaced genomic scaffold, BU_Bcop_v1 contig_732, whole genome shotgun sequence carries:
- the LOC119084405 gene encoding 60S acidic ribosomal protein P0, which codes for MVRENKAAWKASYFVKVVQLFDEYPKCFIVGADNVGSKQMQTIRSSLRGTGIVLMGKNTMIRKAIRGHLENNASLEKLLPHIKGNVGFVFTKGDLNDIREKLTESKVRAPARAGAIAPLPVIIPAQNTGLGPEKTSFFQALSIPTKISKGTIEIINDVPILKPGDKVGASEATLLNMLNISPFSYGLQIEQVYDSGSIFSPDILDIKPEDLRAKFQAGVANLAAVCLEVGYPTIASVPHSIANGFRNLLAIAATTDVEFKEATTIKEYIKDPSKFAAAAPVAAAAAAPAAAAPKKEEKKEESESEDDDMGFGLFD
- the LOC119084406 gene encoding gamma-aminobutyric acid receptor-associated protein translates to MKFQYKEEHPFEKRRAEGDKIRRKYPDRVPVIVEKAPKARIGDLDKKKYLVPSDLTVGQFYFLIRKRIHLRPEDALFFFVNNVIPPTSATMGSLYQEHHEEDYFLYIAYSDENVYGRKN